CCTCACCGGCAACACGCGCGGCCTCGATGATGTGCTCGAGCGGCTCGCCGAGTCCGGCCCGGCTGCAACTTTCGACGCATTCGGCGCGGCGGTGGACGCCATCGCCGGCCGGCCGCTCTTCCACGAGGTGCTGTCCCGCCATCTGCCCCGGCCCGCTTTGGCCGAGCTGGAGCCTCTGTTAGAAGCACTGGGCGTGGAGCCCGCGCCGGACGGAGTGCGGTTGGGCATCGCCCGCGACAGCACGCTCCGGGACGCCCTGGTGGCCCCGCGTTGAGGGGCCTGTAACCCTCAAACCCGTCGTGCGTATGACACCGCGCGAGCTTCTCGCAGCCGTTCCACCCCCCGCAGTGAAAGGACACACCATGAACATCAAGACCATGGCCGCCATCGTTGGAACCCTCTCCCTCGGCACGCTCGCCACGGGCTGTGCGACGTCGAAGTCGGCGGCCCCCGCCGATCAGACGGGCACCGCCGCCGCCAGCCAGGAGAAGGGCGGCGAGTCCCAGTGCAGCGGCCAGAAGGCCGGCACCACCGAGGAGAAGGGTGGCGAGCACAAGTGCGGCGCCAATGGCTGTGGTGGCGCCACCAAGCCGCAGTAACGAATAGCCCCCGGAGTCTCGGGGTTGTCTTCCGGGCGGCTGGGGCCTCTTCCCGCCGCCCGTGTCTTTTGGTGGCCGTGTTTTTCCTGGAGGTTCGCCGGTGAGCTACGCGCGCAGACATGGACTGAAGCCGCTCGGAGCGGGCATCGGGTTGCGGCGCGAGTTCTACGCACGCCTCCCGGAGACGTCCCGCGCCCTGGACTGGGTGGAGATCATCCCCGAGAACTTCCTCACCCTGGGCGGCCGTCCGCAGCGCGCGCTGGATGCGTGCGTGGAGCGCTGGCCGGTGCTGCCGCACGGGGTGGCGCTGAACATCGGCGGGCCGGAGCCGCTCGACGAGGACTACCTTTCGGGGCTCAAGGCGCTGGTGGAGCGGGTGGACGCGCCCTTCTTCTCGGACCACCTCTGCTACTCGCGGCTGCGGGGCGCGTACCTGCACGATCTGTTGCCGCTGCCCTTCTCGGAGGAGGCGGTGGAGCACGTGGTGCCGCGGGTGCGCGAGGTGAAGGAGCGGGTGGGCCGGCCCTTCCTGCTGGAGAATCCGAGCTACTACGCGCGCATGCCGGGGGGCACCCTGGACGAGGCGGACTTCCTGCGGCACGTGGCCGAGGAGGCGGACTGTGGCCTGCTGCTGGACGTGAACAACGTGTACGTGAACGCGCGCAACCACGGGTATGACCCGAGGGCCTTCCTGGACGCGCTGCCGCTGGAGCGGGTGGTGCAAATCCACCTGGCGGGCCACGAGCAGCAGCCGGACGTCATCATCGACACGCACGGGGCGCCGGTCTGCGACGAGGTGTGGTCGCTCTACCGCTACGTGCTCGAGCGCACGGGCCCCGTGTCGACCCTGTTGGAGTGGGACCAGGACATCCCCTCGCTGGAGGCGGTGCTGGACGAGGCGGACCGGGCGCGCGCGGTGTTGGCGGAGGTGGAGGCGCGATGAAACCGGGACTGCGGGGCTTCTTCGACTCGATGGAGCAGTACCTCACCCGGCCGGGCCCGGACGCGCTGGAGCGGCTGTACACGGCGCACCCGGGCTGGGACGCGCCGCGCTCGCGGGTGGCGCTCTACGGGCAGATGGTGCGCCACCACGTGACGTCCACGCTGGAGAAGCTCTACCCGCTGACGCGCGCGGGCGTGGACGCGGCCCCGTGGGCGGAGCTGGTGCGGGCGTACGAGGCCTCGAGCCCCTCGCGCTCCTTCGAGATGAACCACCTGGGCGAGGGCTTCCCGGGCTTCCTCGCGGACGAGGCGGCACGGCGTGGGCTGCCGGACTTCCTGCCGGCGCTGGCGCGCTTCGAGTGGACGGACTTCGCGGTGTACACGTCCATGGAGCCGGTGCCGGAGCGGGTGGAGCGGCTCACGGTGAACCCGACGCTGGCGGTGCTGGAGCACCCCTTCCAGCTCTGCGCGTACGTGCGGCGGCAGGGGAGGGGACAGCCGGAGGCGGGGCAGGAGCTGGCGCTGCTGTGGCGTCACCCGGAGCGGCTGGTGACGATGTTCCTGGCCGCGAACGACCGCTCGCTGCTGGCGGTGAAGATGGCGGTGGAGGGACTCACGCCGTCCCAGGTGGCGGAGGCCACCGGCGTGGCCGAGGCCGACATCCGCGCCGTGGTGGAGTCGTGCGTGGCGGACGGCCTCGTCCTGTCGCCTTGAAGCCCCACCGGGCGGCGGGTTGCCGCCCGGCGGGGGGTGGCTCCGGCGGGCACCAGGGCCGCCGGAGCCGGTGCCACTACCGGATGTCGGGCTGGCAGGTGCTGCGGCCACCCGCGCCGGCCACGCACAGCAGACCATCGCAGCACGCCGAGGCGCCGCCGCACGCCTGACCGAAGCCGGAGCACGGCGGGGTGCAGGTGCAGCTGCCGCCCGCGCAGTCGGCGCCGGTGGTGTTGTCCAGGCAGCGCAGACCCTCGCAGCAGGGCGCGACGGTCGAGCACGCCTCGAAGGACAGCTTGCACACGGGGATCGCCTCGCACACGCAGGCCCCGTCCACCTCACAGGGGATGGGCGGATCCTGGTTCTTCTGCACGCACTGCAGGCCGTTGCAGCAGGTGGAGCCGGTGCTGCACGACTCCTGGTCCGTGCGGCACCCGTTGCTCACGAAGTAGCTGGCCCACTGGGCGATGTGGTTGGACGTGTTG
The sequence above is drawn from the Archangium gephyra genome and encodes:
- a CDS encoding DUF692 domain-containing protein is translated as MSYARRHGLKPLGAGIGLRREFYARLPETSRALDWVEIIPENFLTLGGRPQRALDACVERWPVLPHGVALNIGGPEPLDEDYLSGLKALVERVDAPFFSDHLCYSRLRGAYLHDLLPLPFSEEAVEHVVPRVREVKERVGRPFLLENPSYYARMPGGTLDEADFLRHVAEEADCGLLLDVNNVYVNARNHGYDPRAFLDALPLERVVQIHLAGHEQQPDVIIDTHGAPVCDEVWSLYRYVLERTGPVSTLLEWDQDIPSLEAVLDEADRARAVLAEVEAR
- a CDS encoding DNA-binding domain-containing protein, whose amino-acid sequence is MKPGLRGFFDSMEQYLTRPGPDALERLYTAHPGWDAPRSRVALYGQMVRHHVTSTLEKLYPLTRAGVDAAPWAELVRAYEASSPSRSFEMNHLGEGFPGFLADEAARRGLPDFLPALARFEWTDFAVYTSMEPVPERVERLTVNPTLAVLEHPFQLCAYVRRQGRGQPEAGQELALLWRHPERLVTMFLAANDRSLLAVKMAVEGLTPSQVAEATGVAEADIRAVVESCVADGLVLSP